A DNA window from Halomicrobium mukohataei DSM 12286 contains the following coding sequences:
- a CDS encoding vWA domain-containing protein: MRVSATIADGLTVGVEHLWPLLVLPIAVGVLASLVRRGSGGPRSASNRSRRLLLASRVLVVCLLVLGAMGPYTVQTRETPGEPGVTLLTDESASMGIYPNTTDELVRDIEDEGVPVTRVTVGSESESRIGDAVAANLRENGTIAVVSDGRATAGRSLSTAAADADALDATVHGVTPRSPRTERAVAIAGPSTVSRGVQTKYTVSMRGVSVFEPVPVTVTIDGETVTEGELRPDGTLTVDHTFEELGAHRVTATLSGEDEYARNDVFYRSVRVVEQPDVLYVSRGEYPLRNYLDSLYDVTTAASVPSALDDYAAVVVQDTSASDVGNATALQEFVVNGGGLVVAGGDNAYENGGYETSPIGSMLPVQVGNATGGESNIVVLVDVSSSAESGLSIQKAVALDVLDQLGDENRVGVVAFNHNAYRVSELRTLGQNRAETAEKIRQLESGGATDIAVGLQGADELLGDREGTIILLSDGQDRLGPPAAVANQLGREGTRVVSVGVGKRVGVPTMRQIAGESGGSYFAADETERLRLLFGGSSRRYRGENLTVVTEDTFITAGVELTADPGRANNVRVKPGADYQVATADGKPAIASWRFGLGRVVSLTAYDSDNTMGGLLDRPDSLVVTKSVNYAVGDPTRTQTGVTSVDDARVGRPTTLTYRGDSRPDAANVSVRQVGDGRYRGEFTPRNAGYQTVLDTEYAANYPVEYASFGPSDSLDALVERTGGQTFSPDEGEQIARQARQKSTRVRTVRENWEWVALLGALLVFTAEVVARRVQVYRGRTTLESGLP; the protein is encoded by the coding sequence ATGAGAGTCTCCGCCACCATCGCGGACGGACTCACCGTCGGCGTCGAACACCTCTGGCCGCTGCTCGTCCTGCCGATCGCGGTCGGCGTCCTCGCGTCTCTGGTCCGGCGTGGGAGCGGCGGGCCCCGATCGGCCTCCAACCGGAGCCGTCGGCTCCTGCTGGCCAGTCGCGTACTCGTCGTCTGCCTGCTCGTCCTCGGGGCGATGGGACCGTACACCGTCCAGACCCGCGAGACGCCGGGCGAGCCGGGCGTGACGCTGCTGACAGACGAATCCGCGAGCATGGGGATCTATCCGAACACGACCGACGAACTGGTACGGGACATCGAAGACGAGGGCGTCCCGGTGACGCGAGTGACGGTCGGCAGCGAGTCCGAGTCGCGGATCGGTGACGCCGTGGCGGCGAACCTCCGGGAGAACGGCACGATCGCCGTCGTTTCCGACGGTCGCGCCACGGCGGGCCGGAGCCTGTCGACAGCCGCCGCCGACGCCGACGCGCTCGACGCGACCGTCCACGGCGTCACGCCTCGGTCGCCACGCACCGAGCGAGCCGTGGCGATAGCTGGGCCCTCGACGGTGAGCCGCGGCGTCCAGACCAAATACACCGTCTCGATGCGGGGTGTGAGCGTCTTCGAACCCGTGCCCGTGACGGTGACGATCGACGGCGAGACGGTCACTGAGGGCGAGCTTCGACCGGACGGAACGCTCACCGTCGATCACACGTTCGAGGAGCTGGGGGCACACCGCGTGACCGCGACGCTGTCTGGCGAGGACGAGTACGCCCGAAACGACGTGTTCTACAGGAGCGTCCGGGTCGTCGAACAGCCCGACGTGCTGTACGTCTCACGGGGCGAGTACCCCCTCCGGAACTACCTCGACTCGCTGTACGACGTCACGACGGCAGCGTCGGTTCCGTCGGCGCTCGACGACTACGCCGCCGTCGTCGTGCAGGACACGTCGGCGAGCGACGTGGGGAACGCCACCGCGCTCCAGGAGTTCGTCGTCAACGGCGGCGGGCTGGTCGTCGCAGGCGGTGACAACGCCTACGAGAACGGCGGCTACGAGACGTCGCCGATCGGCTCGATGCTCCCGGTCCAGGTCGGGAACGCGACCGGCGGCGAGTCGAACATCGTCGTCCTCGTCGACGTATCCAGTAGCGCCGAGAGCGGGCTCTCGATACAGAAGGCCGTCGCCCTGGACGTGCTCGATCAGCTCGGCGACGAGAACCGGGTCGGCGTCGTCGCATTCAACCACAACGCGTACCGCGTCTCGGAGCTGCGAACGCTCGGCCAGAACCGGGCGGAGACCGCCGAGAAGATACGGCAACTGGAGAGCGGCGGCGCGACGGACATCGCCGTCGGCCTCCAGGGGGCCGACGAGCTGCTGGGCGACCGCGAAGGGACGATCATCCTCCTCAGTGACGGCCAGGACCGCCTGGGCCCGCCAGCGGCCGTCGCAAACCAGCTGGGCCGCGAAGGGACGCGCGTCGTCTCGGTCGGGGTCGGCAAGCGCGTCGGCGTCCCGACGATGCGCCAGATTGCCGGCGAGTCGGGGGGCTCGTACTTCGCCGCCGACGAGACCGAGCGGCTGCGACTCCTCTTTGGCGGCTCCTCGCGGCGCTACCGGGGAGAGAACCTCACCGTCGTCACCGAGGACACGTTCATCACTGCCGGCGTCGAGCTGACGGCCGATCCCGGTCGAGCCAACAACGTCCGCGTCAAGCCCGGGGCCGACTACCAGGTCGCTACCGCCGACGGGAAGCCGGCGATCGCCTCCTGGCGGTTCGGTCTCGGCCGCGTGGTCTCTCTGACCGCCTACGACTCGGACAACACGATGGGCGGTCTGCTCGACCGGCCGGACTCGCTGGTCGTCACGAAGTCGGTCAACTACGCCGTGGGCGATCCCACGCGTACGCAGACCGGCGTCACGTCGGTCGACGACGCCCGCGTGGGGCGGCCGACGACACTGACCTACCGGGGCGACAGCCGCCCGGACGCGGCGAACGTGTCCGTCCGTCAGGTGGGCGATGGTCGGTATCGCGGCGAGTTCACGCCCCGGAACGCGGGGTACCAGACGGTGCTCGACACCGAGTACGCGGCCAACTACCCCGTCGAGTACGCGTCCTTCGGCCCGAGCGACAGCCTCGACGCGCTCGTCGAACGGACGGGGGGCCAGACGTTCAGCCCGGACGAGGGCGAACAGATAGCCAGACAGGCCCGACAGAAGTCCACCCGCGTCCGCACCGTCCGGGAGAACTGGGAGTGGGTCGCCCTGCTCGGCGCGCTCCTGGTGTTCACCGCCGAGGTCGTCGCCCGGCGCGTTCAAGTGTACCGCGGTCGCACCACCCTGGAGAGTG
- a CDS encoding BatA domain-containing protein, whose protein sequence is MVLSDVLLAPLGLAALLLAVPIVVLYLVRPDPQELTLPTFRFLVAGERQQSSTPFLERISRSLLLVLQVLVVLVLAVGLATPYVTVSERATVEETVVVVDTSASMQTEADGETRFQRAVAAARGAVTGSTSVVTTTDGGEVLLQRGTPTTARETLAGLDPTDAPGTLGGAVSQAASLAGENGRIVVLSDFSGEEWTTAVTTARGRGLSVDLRQFDRGGGGNVGFVDRRFTGSEVTLSVKNYGDSTVTRTVRLGDAQRDLQLGPDDVGSVTMPVPAGGSEARLGPGDSFPTDDSVYVAAPPDAAVDVLVVTNDRNRYLTTALSVVDAVNVTVRQPPTTIQAEYDVILYSNVDPNALLPGNVETGRELVEDGGGVAVLAQDDLPQRYRDLLLVDPGETRTGATVTRTAQTQLTRGIDFQPPQEYVAGSLRSGSVQVGLSDGTPLIATDDRDGGRVMYYGYIEDRSSFKFNYQYPVFWKRAVYYLADREPLPALNHETGETVRFGNTTVEGPDGSVTGNAVSLQRAGHYRSESRQESASLLDESESNTAIEALDRRTGTAGNLTRTERRSVPQPLTEYFALGGLVLVLAEIGYLRRRGDL, encoded by the coding sequence ATGGTCCTCTCGGACGTTTTGCTCGCCCCTCTGGGACTGGCGGCCCTCCTCCTGGCAGTGCCGATCGTGGTGTTGTATCTCGTTCGCCCGGACCCACAGGAGCTCACGCTGCCGACGTTCCGGTTTCTCGTCGCCGGTGAACGCCAGCAGTCGTCGACGCCGTTTCTCGAACGGATTTCACGGAGTCTCCTCCTGGTGTTGCAGGTGCTCGTCGTGCTCGTGCTCGCGGTCGGACTGGCGACGCCGTACGTCACCGTCTCCGAGCGGGCGACGGTCGAAGAGACGGTCGTCGTCGTCGATACGAGCGCGTCCATGCAGACCGAGGCCGACGGCGAGACACGCTTCCAGCGGGCCGTCGCGGCCGCCCGAGGGGCGGTGACGGGGTCGACCTCTGTCGTTACCACGACCGACGGGGGTGAGGTGCTGCTCCAGCGGGGCACGCCGACGACGGCTCGGGAGACGCTGGCGGGGCTCGACCCGACAGATGCACCGGGGACGCTCGGCGGCGCTGTCTCACAGGCCGCGTCGCTCGCCGGTGAGAACGGCAGGATCGTCGTTCTGAGCGACTTCTCGGGCGAGGAGTGGACGACCGCAGTCACGACGGCGCGGGGACGGGGCCTCTCCGTCGACCTCCGGCAGTTCGACCGCGGCGGCGGGGGGAACGTCGGCTTCGTCGACCGCCGGTTCACCGGCTCGGAGGTGACGCTGTCGGTGAAAAACTACGGCGACTCGACCGTCACGCGGACCGTCCGGCTCGGCGACGCCCAGCGCGACCTGCAGCTCGGACCCGACGACGTCGGCTCGGTGACGATGCCGGTCCCGGCCGGCGGGAGCGAGGCCCGGCTCGGTCCGGGCGACAGCTTCCCGACGGACGACAGCGTCTACGTCGCCGCGCCGCCGGACGCGGCCGTCGACGTACTGGTGGTGACCAACGACCGGAACCGGTATCTCACCACCGCGCTGTCGGTGGTCGACGCGGTGAACGTGACGGTCAGGCAGCCGCCGACGACGATCCAGGCCGAGTACGACGTCATCCTGTACAGCAACGTCGACCCGAACGCGCTGTTGCCCGGCAACGTCGAAACCGGGCGCGAACTGGTCGAAGACGGTGGCGGCGTGGCGGTGCTGGCACAGGACGATCTCCCACAGCGGTACCGGGACCTCCTCCTCGTCGACCCCGGCGAGACCCGAACGGGCGCGACAGTGACACGGACGGCACAGACACAGCTCACCCGCGGCATCGACTTCCAGCCCCCACAGGAGTACGTTGCGGGCTCGCTGCGCTCGGGCTCGGTCCAGGTGGGGTTGAGCGACGGGACGCCACTGATCGCGACCGACGACCGAGACGGTGGCCGCGTCATGTACTACGGCTACATCGAGGATCGGTCCAGCTTCAAGTTCAACTATCAGTATCCCGTGTTCTGGAAGCGGGCAGTGTACTACCTCGCGGACAGGGAACCGCTGCCGGCCCTGAACCACGAGACCGGCGAGACGGTGCGGTTCGGAAACACCACCGTGGAGGGGCCGGACGGCTCCGTCACCGGCAACGCAGTCTCGCTCCAGCGAGCCGGCCACTATCGGAGCGAGAGCCGGCAGGAGAGCGCGTCGCTGCTGGACGAGAGCGAGTCGAACACCGCCATCGAAGCGCTCGATCGGCGCACCGGGACGGCCGGGAACCTCACCCGGACCGAACGGCGGTCGGTGCCACAGCCGTTGACCGAGTACTTCGCACTGGGCGGGCTGGTGCTCGTGCTGGCCGAGATCGGCTATCTTCGCCGACGGGGTGATCTCTGA
- a CDS encoding lytic polysaccharide monooxygenase yields MGEDPVIHKRVAGSSLPRVTKSRVAKTGVLILFLTVLGLVAVQTAAAHGAPSDPIGQGLACYEEVKNEGETNEMCEFAREQSGQAIYNWQGIRDGDAGGDHQENIDDGELCSAGSERYAPYDEPGDWPSTTIEPGTQTFTLDLTAPHEAEYFRFYMTKDGWNPDTALAWDDLEQIHETGPMSPTETTEISGVDVPDRDNKEHVIYMVWQRSDSPEAFYSCSYVDIAGADDGNDDTPDQPDTPTDTPDQPDTPTDTPDQPDTPTDTPDQPDTPDQPDVPAWDSGATYTSGDQVTYNGKTWEANWWTQGDEPGSSEWGPWEQVSGDDTPDQPDTPTDTPDQPDTPDQPDVPKWNSSTAYTSGDQVSYDGETWEANWWTQGDEPGSSQWGPWERVE; encoded by the coding sequence ATGGGGGAAGATCCGGTAATACACAAACGAGTTGCGGGGAGTAGCCTACCACGTGTCACCAAGTCACGTGTCGCAAAGACGGGGGTACTGATCCTCTTTTTGACGGTTCTCGGCCTCGTTGCGGTACAGACGGCCGCCGCCCATGGAGCACCGTCGGATCCAATTGGCCAGGGGTTGGCCTGTTACGAGGAGGTCAAGAATGAGGGAGAGACAAACGAGATGTGTGAGTTTGCACGCGAGCAGAGCGGACAGGCAATCTACAACTGGCAGGGAATTCGCGACGGTGATGCGGGCGGCGATCACCAGGAGAACATCGATGACGGTGAACTCTGTAGTGCCGGAAGCGAAAGATACGCTCCGTACGATGAGCCTGGAGACTGGCCTTCGACGACGATCGAGCCCGGTACGCAGACGTTTACTCTCGATCTGACCGCGCCACACGAAGCCGAGTACTTCAGGTTCTACATGACCAAGGATGGATGGAATCCAGACACCGCGCTTGCGTGGGACGACCTAGAACAGATCCACGAAACGGGTCCAATGAGTCCCACTGAAACGACGGAGATCAGTGGTGTGGACGTCCCCGACCGCGATAACAAGGAACACGTCATCTACATGGTCTGGCAGCGATCCGATTCGCCAGAAGCGTTCTATTCGTGCTCCTATGTTGACATTGCCGGCGCTGATGATGGCAACGATGATACGCCAGATCAGCCCGACACGCCAACTGACACGCCAGATCAGCCCGACACGCCAACTGACACGCCAGATCAGCCCGACACGCCAACTGACACGCCAGATCAGCCCGACACGCCAGATCAGCCGGACGTGCCCGCGTGGGACTCCGGAGCCACGTACACGAGCGGCGACCAGGTGACCTACAACGGCAAAACGTGGGAGGCCAACTGGTGGACGCAGGGTGACGAACCCGGTTCCTCCGAGTGGGGTCCCTGGGAGCAGGTCTCAGGCGATGACACGCCAGATCAGCCCGACACGCCAACTGACACGCCAGATCAGCCCGACACACCCGATCAGCCGGACGTGCCCAAGTGGAATTCGAGTACGGCCTACACAAGTGGAGATCAGGTGAGCTATGACGGCGAAACGTGGGAAGCCAACTGGTGGACTCAGGGTGACGAACCCGGTAGCTCCCAGTGGGGGCCGTGGGAACGAGTAGAGTAG
- a CDS encoding ArsR/SmtB family transcription factor, with protein sequence MDSAELLDLLGNANRRRILRLLAHKPCYVTEISEYIGVSPKAVIDHLQKLEDAGLIESRTDDQRRKYFSIARNLRLEVRVSPYEFGTKSAYPARRGFDMSSCRHLTIDVGDDDGDDLQSLASDLERLEQLENELSLAQRWVQGQVTDLRERISERIDDGREDGRLSAEIVSALANGVQSVERISSEVEAPPELVEDALAWLAEEGIVERHADGWQLAD encoded by the coding sequence ATGGACTCCGCCGAGCTGCTCGATCTCCTCGGGAACGCGAACCGTCGTCGCATCTTGCGCCTGTTAGCACACAAACCCTGCTACGTGACCGAGATCAGCGAGTACATCGGCGTCAGCCCGAAAGCCGTCATCGACCACCTTCAGAAGCTCGAAGACGCGGGGCTCATCGAGAGCCGGACCGACGACCAGCGGCGCAAGTACTTCTCGATCGCCCGCAACCTCCGGCTGGAAGTCCGGGTCTCGCCCTACGAGTTCGGGACCAAGAGCGCGTATCCGGCCCGCAGAGGCTTCGACATGAGCTCCTGTCGACACCTCACCATCGACGTGGGCGACGACGACGGCGACGACTTACAGTCACTCGCCAGCGACCTGGAGCGGCTCGAACAGCTCGAAAACGAGCTGTCGCTGGCCCAGCGCTGGGTCCAGGGACAGGTGACCGACCTCCGAGAGCGCATCAGCGAGCGCATCGACGACGGCCGGGAAGACGGCCGCCTCTCCGCCGAGATCGTCAGTGCGCTCGCAAACGGTGTCCAGTCGGTCGAGCGAATCAGCAGCGAGGTCGAGGCCCCACCGGAACTCGTCGAGGACGCGCTGGCGTGGCTCGCCGAGGAGGGCATCGTCGAGCGCCACGCCGACGGCTGGCAACTCGCCGACTAG
- a CDS encoding DUF5802 family protein yields the protein MFERFSRGYYLGRLYVEPSADDSPAMCREQHERVNRQLYTDGEGIERTDRPLVVKLGTRHLAVEGDETVPADTLAVPEDVLAEVDVANPPTLQEVLLAKADRARQLLSMTGTAF from the coding sequence ATGTTCGAACGATTCTCGCGTGGCTACTATCTGGGGCGACTGTACGTCGAGCCCAGTGCGGACGACTCGCCGGCCATGTGCCGCGAGCAACACGAGCGGGTCAACCGACAGCTGTACACCGACGGCGAGGGCATAGAGCGGACAGACCGTCCGCTCGTCGTCAAGCTCGGCACCCGTCACCTCGCGGTCGAGGGCGACGAGACGGTGCCCGCCGACACGCTCGCCGTGCCGGAAGACGTGCTCGCCGAGGTCGACGTGGCAAACCCACCGACGCTCCAGGAGGTCCTGCTCGCGAAGGCCGACCGGGCTCGACAGCTCCTCTCGATGACCGGGACCGCGTTCTGA
- a CDS encoding Vms1/Ankzf1 family peptidyl-tRNA hydrolase yields the protein MLEELFGRRSLKGRIEELEEEKRHLQRQLDAEQDRRADAVSDRQDAEERVNRLEDRVTELEDRVQRQQGKSGRGEFRREETLSGERLDDVLDRLDSVETGPEGALTAYVADEHDLPAAVRDAVGDDAPLVRRAAPCLLVVDDAGLVGTTLSTPVSPEPFAEWRDGFAIDHTWFEPTGEYAVALVRSDLFALGEYEGRDRTAFHGFDSELKSQHSKGGFSQARFERLRDAQIDSHVDRCLAAIEERDAERLYVVGERSLLPKFADRADATQPVDATGEPEAALADAVHEFWRVRLRVL from the coding sequence ATGCTCGAAGAGCTGTTCGGCCGGCGATCGCTGAAAGGGCGCATCGAGGAGCTAGAGGAGGAGAAACGCCACCTCCAGCGCCAGCTCGACGCCGAGCAGGACCGCCGTGCAGACGCCGTCAGCGACCGCCAGGACGCCGAGGAGCGGGTCAACCGGCTCGAAGACCGCGTGACCGAGCTCGAAGACCGCGTCCAGCGCCAGCAAGGGAAATCCGGACGCGGCGAGTTCCGCCGTGAGGAGACGCTCTCGGGCGAGCGACTGGACGACGTCCTCGATCGGCTCGACTCCGTCGAGACCGGTCCGGAGGGGGCACTGACCGCCTACGTCGCCGACGAACACGACCTCCCGGCCGCCGTCCGGGACGCGGTCGGCGACGACGCCCCGCTCGTCCGACGGGCTGCTCCCTGCCTGCTCGTCGTCGACGACGCTGGTCTCGTCGGGACGACCCTCTCGACGCCCGTCTCGCCCGAACCGTTCGCCGAGTGGCGCGACGGGTTCGCGATCGATCACACGTGGTTCGAGCCGACGGGCGAGTACGCGGTCGCGCTCGTGCGCTCCGACCTGTTCGCGCTCGGCGAGTACGAGGGTCGGGATCGGACCGCCTTCCACGGCTTCGACTCCGAACTCAAGAGCCAGCACTCGAAGGGGGGCTTCTCGCAGGCGCGCTTCGAACGCCTCCGGGACGCCCAGATCGACTCCCACGTCGACCGCTGTCTGGCCGCCATCGAGGAGCGCGACGCCGAGCGCCTCTACGTCGTCGGCGAGCGCAGCCTGCTCCCGAAGTTCGCCGACCGAGCCGACGCGACCCAGCCCGTCGACGCGACCGGCGAGCCCGAGGCAGCGCTCGCAGACGCCGTCCACGAGTTCTGGCGCGTCCGGTTGCGGGTGCTGTGA
- a CDS encoding DUF1611 domain-containing protein has translation MDIALLAHGQFPGRAKTAVGVLRYGDQNVRAVIDRDTAGDRVNDHVAEVQDAPIVESMDDVPAVDALVIGIAPIGGGFVESWRPDVRTAIERGCDVIAGLHTFLADDPEFSTLAEQHDCELRDLRDPPEDLSVADGTAGAVDADVVLTVGTDCSSGKMTASYELRDAARARGIDAAVVPTGQTGVLIEGWGIVVDRVIADFAAGAVERLVETAAEDHDLLIVEGQGALAHPAYSGVTTSILHGARPDRLVLCHVAGRTAVNGYEDTAIPPVAEYASLYESVAAPVADAPVVAGTLNTQSLQPEAADRAVSTYADELGVPATDPVRFGVDDDLLAVVT, from the coding sequence ATGGACATCGCACTGCTCGCTCACGGACAGTTCCCCGGCCGGGCGAAGACGGCCGTGGGCGTGTTGCGCTACGGCGATCAGAACGTGCGGGCGGTGATCGACCGCGACACCGCTGGCGACCGCGTGAACGACCACGTGGCGGAGGTGCAGGACGCGCCGATCGTCGAGAGCATGGACGACGTGCCGGCGGTCGACGCGCTGGTGATCGGGATCGCACCGATCGGCGGCGGGTTCGTCGAGTCGTGGCGGCCGGACGTTCGGACGGCGATCGAACGCGGCTGTGACGTGATCGCCGGGCTCCACACCTTTCTGGCCGACGACCCGGAGTTTTCGACGCTGGCCGAACAGCACGACTGCGAACTCCGGGATCTGCGCGACCCGCCCGAGGACCTCTCCGTCGCCGACGGGACCGCCGGAGCGGTCGACGCCGACGTGGTCCTGACCGTCGGCACCGACTGCTCGTCGGGGAAGATGACCGCCAGCTACGAGCTTCGCGACGCCGCCAGGGCACGGGGGATCGACGCCGCAGTCGTCCCGACAGGACAGACCGGCGTCCTGATCGAAGGGTGGGGGATCGTCGTCGACCGAGTGATCGCCGACTTCGCCGCCGGTGCCGTCGAACGACTCGTCGAAACGGCGGCCGAGGACCACGACCTGTTGATCGTCGAGGGACAGGGGGCACTGGCACACCCAGCGTACTCGGGCGTGACGACGAGCATCCTCCACGGCGCGCGACCGGACCGGCTCGTGCTCTGTCACGTCGCGGGGCGGACCGCGGTCAACGGGTACGAGGACACCGCGATTCCGCCGGTCGCGGAGTACGCCAGCCTCTACGAGTCGGTCGCTGCCCCGGTCGCGGACGCGCCCGTCGTCGCCGGCACGCTCAACACGCAGTCGTTGCAGCCCGAGGCCGCCGATCGTGCGGTCTCGACGTACGCCGACGAGCTGGGCGTTCCCGCGACGGATCCGGTCCGGTTCGGCGTCGACGATGACCTCCTGGCGGTGGTGACGTGA
- a CDS encoding dipeptide epimerase has translation MRFSFQRHELPTDDPFGIARGTTTTAAVVTVEITHEGTTGVGGAAPSEYYGETAASVRDALEALRPVVEAWDDPHAGQRVANALATRLPDAAAARAAVSTALADLAARDLGVPCYRQWGLDPAAAPRTSYTVAIADPETMAERAERAVAAGYDTLKVKVGTDDDRSRIRAVRRGAPDATLRVDANCAWSPAEAIEQAGWLAERDVQFLEQPVAADDLDGLERVASATSLPICADESCVAAPDVPRVADACDLVTVKLMKCGGVRPAVEQIHAAHAHGLDVMLGCMLESNASIAPAWHLAPLVEYADLDGAALLSRDPYAGVSLDGRRADLGSITRGTGARRC, from the coding sequence GTGAGATTCTCGTTCCAGCGCCACGAGCTGCCGACGGACGATCCGTTCGGGATCGCGCGTGGCACCACGACGACCGCAGCCGTCGTGACGGTCGAAATAACACACGAAGGCACTACCGGCGTTGGCGGCGCAGCGCCCAGCGAGTACTACGGCGAGACGGCGGCATCGGTCCGTGACGCCCTCGAAGCCCTCCGGCCGGTCGTCGAAGCGTGGGACGATCCCCACGCGGGCCAGCGGGTGGCGAACGCGCTCGCGACACGGCTTCCCGACGCCGCTGCTGCCCGGGCGGCCGTCTCGACGGCGCTCGCGGACCTGGCGGCGCGGGACCTCGGCGTCCCCTGCTATCGGCAGTGGGGGCTCGATCCGGCGGCGGCCCCCCGAACCTCGTACACGGTCGCCATCGCCGACCCCGAGACGATGGCCGAGCGAGCCGAGCGCGCGGTAGCGGCCGGCTACGACACGCTGAAAGTGAAAGTCGGGACCGACGACGATCGGAGTCGCATTCGAGCGGTCCGGCGCGGCGCGCCCGACGCGACGCTGCGGGTCGACGCCAACTGCGCGTGGAGCCCCGCGGAAGCCATCGAGCAGGCCGGCTGGCTGGCCGAGCGTGACGTGCAGTTCCTCGAACAACCGGTAGCGGCCGACGATCTGGACGGACTGGAACGGGTCGCCAGCGCCACGTCGCTGCCGATCTGTGCCGACGAGAGCTGTGTCGCCGCCCCGGACGTGCCACGCGTGGCCGACGCCTGCGACCTCGTGACGGTGAAACTGATGAAGTGTGGCGGCGTCCGTCCCGCAGTCGAACAGATCCACGCCGCGCACGCACACGGGCTCGACGTGATGCTCGGCTGTATGCTCGAATCGAACGCGTCGATCGCGCCGGCCTGGCACCTCGCGCCGCTCGTCGAGTACGCCGACCTCGACGGGGCGGCTCTCCTGTCGAGAGACCCGTACGCCGGCGTTTCCCTCGACGGCAGACGGGCAGACCTCGGGAGTATCACGCGGGGGACGGGCGCTCGCCGGTGCTGA
- a CDS encoding gamma carbonic anhydrase family protein produces the protein MDSREYSFEGETPTINGYAHVSRDATVVGDVRIEANANVWPGVVLRGDVAPVEVGRESAIGDNATLHASTVGENVMVGHGAVLNDATVEDGALVGFNSTVSEATIGSGSIVAMGTVVPPGYDVPPDSFVRGSPASVTPLSETTIDPEAVFEAFSSGDYANLAARHEELFE, from the coding sequence ATGGACAGTCGCGAGTACTCGTTCGAAGGGGAGACGCCGACGATCAACGGCTACGCACACGTCAGCCGCGACGCGACCGTCGTCGGCGACGTGCGGATCGAGGCCAACGCGAACGTCTGGCCCGGCGTCGTCCTCCGGGGAGACGTGGCACCGGTCGAGGTGGGACGAGAGAGCGCCATCGGCGACAACGCCACGCTACACGCCTCGACGGTCGGCGAGAACGTGATGGTCGGACACGGGGCCGTGCTCAACGACGCGACCGTTGAGGACGGCGCGCTCGTCGGATTCAACTCGACGGTCAGCGAGGCGACGATCGGCTCCGGTTCCATCGTCGCGATGGGGACGGTCGTGCCGCCGGGATACGACGTCCCCCCGGACTCGTTCGTCCGTGGGAGCCCCGCCTCCGTGACGCCGCTGTCCGAGACGACCATCGACCCCGAAGCCGTGTTCGAAGCCTTCTCGTCGGGCGACTACGCCAACCTCGCGGCCCGCCACGAGGAGCTGTTCGAGTAG